The Bacteroidales bacterium genomic sequence ACTCCGTCTTTCAGGCGGATGATGCGATTGGTGCGGTGCGCGATGTCGTTTTCGTGGGTCACGATCAGTATGGTAATGCCGGTGTCGTTGATTTCATTCAGGATGTCCATCACCTCCATCGAAGTTTGCGAATCGAGTGCCCCGGTGGGCTCGTCGGCAAGGATTACCTTCGGTTTCGCAACTAAAGCACGTGCAATGGCAATGCGCTGTTTCTGCCCGCCCGACAGTTCATTCGGCATGTGATCAGCCCACTCCTTCAAGCCCATCCGTTCGAGGTATTCCATGGCGATCATATTTCTTTTTTTCCGGCTGACCTTTTGGTAATAAAGGGGAAGCGCCACGTTTTCCATTGCATTTTTGAAGGAAATCAGGTTAAATGACTGAAATACAAAACCGATGTACTGGTTCCGGAGCAGTGCCGCTTTGGTTTCAGTTAATCCCTTTATTTCCATATCATTCAGAAAATATTTTCCATCATCATGGTTATCCAATAATCCGATAACATTGAGCAATGTGGATTTTCCTGAACCGGACGACCCCATGATCGAAACCATTTCCCCCTTTTCTATTTCGAGGTCAATTCCTTTAAGTACATGAAGCCGGTTGCTTCCCGTTACATAGGACTTGTGTATGTTTTGCAATTTGATGATACTCATTTTGAGAAAGTTCAGTATTGGTTTCCGATAACTTAGAAAATAACAGTCTGATTAATCAGTTATTATGCCAATCACGGTTAACATTATATTACAAGGGTTTGGGGGATTGTTGCAGTTTGAGATTTCAAAAGTTTGTTCGTTACTGTACACAGGTTGTGCGCAATCGAGCGATAAAATTTGATTAAGCAATTGGCCGGAAAAGCAGTACAGGGAAAAATGGAAATACAATTACAAATAACAGACGACGGGTCGCACACGCTTTATGTTCCTGAACTTAATGAGCATTACCACTCTACTTTCGGCGCCATTCAGGAATCAAGACATGTATTTTTAAGTGCGGGTTTTGATTTCATCTGCTCAAAAAAAAAGAATATTAACCTTCTTGAAGTGGGGTTCGGAACCGGGCTGAACGCGTTGCTTACCGTTCTGAAAAAAGGCGATTATATTGTGAATTACACTGCCATTGAAGCTTTTCCTCTCGATAAGAGAATCAACACTGAGCTGAATTATCCCGAAAAACTAACTATTCCGGAGTCCGGCCTCATTTTTCATAGCTTGCATGATGCAGCCTGGGAAAAAACTGTAAAGATTTTACCGGGTTTCATGCTGAAGAAAATCCGCATAAAGCTTCAGGACTTCATACCTAACCCGGAAGAATTTGATTTGGTTTATTTTGATGCTTTTGCACCGGACATCCAACCAGAACTCTGGACTGCGGAAGTTTTCAGGAAACTTTTTTTGGCTATGGTTTCCGGAGGAGTTCTGGTGACCTATTCGGCCAAAGGATTGGTCAAACAAAATCTGAAAGCTGCCGGTTTCAGCATTGAACGACTAACAGGTCCTCCAGGTAAGAGACACATGTTGAGAGCGGAGAAATATGTGTAGGGGTAAGGAATCGTGAAAGGGTAAAAAATAACTGGGATTAGCCAACAGAAAACAGTTTTTGCCTTAAAACATCAAAGTAAAAACACTTCCTTCATCTGGTTTCGACCTCACGGAGATAGTACCTTTGTGCAGGTGCATGATCTGTCGGGAGAGGCTGAGTCCGATACCCGATCCGTGTTTTTTGGAAGTGAAAAATGGCATAAAAATTTTATCCATTATATCAGGCTTGATGCCTGCTCCGTTGTCTTTTACCTCGATTTTTATCCTTCCGTTCACCTCGGTGGCCAGCAAAGCAATTTTTGGATTTTCACGATCTTTCACTGCATCCAGTGCATTTAGCAAAAGGTTGATAATTACCTGGTCAATTAGATCAGGGTCGGCGGTGATCATCAGGTTTTCGGGATGAACGGAACAACTGCATTGGATGTTCAGTTTTTCGGTTTTGGGACGCATCAGCATTTCTGCGTTGCTAAAGAGATCGGATACTTTGAAGTACCTGAAATTGGGCTTGGGTATGCGTGTGAGATTACGGTAAATCTCGACAAAGTTGAGCAGTCCCTGGCTGCGTGCGGCAATGGTAGTGAGCGCACTGTGAACGCTTTCGATCTCATCATCATTCAATTCCTTAAGTTTCACCATACCCTGGTCTTCTTCTGCAATCAATATTTCTTTCACTGTAGCTGCAAGTGACGAAATGGGTGTGATCGAGTTCATGATCTCGTGGGTGAGCACTCTGATCAGCTTTTGCCACGATTCTATCTCTTTTTCCTCCAGTTCGTTGTGGATGTTCTGAAGCGAAATGAGTGTATATTCCTGCCCCCGCATCCTGAATTGTGTTGCATTCACCGCAATTTGCAATATTTCGTCATCAATAAAAAGTTTGACCAATATCTTATCTCCGGCTTTCATGTGAAGCAATTGCTCGGGAAGGTCACTTTTAACCACATGGAGGTCGTTGAGATGCTTGATTTGCTTTAGTTTAAAAAGCTTCAGCACCGCCTGGTTGAACTGGTCAATTTTTCCGTCTTGTTGAAAAGCAATAATGCCAATACTTACATGCTGAATCACCGTGAACAGATAATTGAGGTGTTCCTCCCGTTCGGAGCGAAACTTTCTGAATTCCTGGATTACTTCATTGAATGCATTGTTCAATTCGTCAAAACTTTTTCCAAGCCCATGATCAGTAAATGAACTGGAAAAATCAGCATGTTTTATGCTCTGCAGGAAACTGGTTAGTTTACGGTTGGTGGTTTCGGCATACCTCACCAGCGTATAAACCTGATAAATGACAATAAGTCCAAGAATGAAAGCTGAAATGGAGTATTCCGTATATTTTACCAGGTAGGCAAACAAAAATGCCGAACTAATCAGTAAAAGTACCCTGATTACAATATGGATGCGGAAGTTTTTAAAGCCCATGTTTTTCTATCCTGCGATAAAGTGAGGCACGTGTAAGTCCCAGTTCTTTGGCCGCTTTGCTGATGTTGCCGCCATGCTTGTCAATCACCTTGCGGATGAGGATGCGCTCGGTCTCTTCGAGGTTGGTGGTTTCCGGTTCTCCATTTCCACCATCATCAAATTGCGATAAAAAAAAATCCTGTGGCTCCAGAATGTTGGATTCGCTCATGATTACGGCACGTTCGACCGCATGTTGCAACTCCCTGATATTGCCCGGCCAGTGATGCTTTTCCAATCGTTTGTAGGTGGAAGTATTTACCCGTTTGAGCGACATTTTGTACTTTTTGCAATAAATCTCGAGGAAATGTTCGACCAATGGCGGGATATCTTCAAGCCGCTCTCGCAATGGCGGGATAGTAAGCTCCACTGTATTAATACGGTAAAGCAAATCCTGCCGGAATTTATTCTCTTTTACCATGTGATAAAGCGGCATGTTTGTAGCACAGATCAAACGGACATCAATAGGAATTTCTTTATTGGTTCCGAGCCTCACTACTTTCCGGCTTTGCAGCACCGAGAGCAGTTTTGACTGGAGGTTAAACGAGAGGTTCCCGATTTCGT encodes the following:
- a CDS encoding ABC transporter ATP-binding protein, translating into MIKLQNIHKSYVTGSNRLHVLKGIDLEIEKGEMVSIMGSSGSGKSTLLNVIGLLDNHDDGKYFLNDMEIKGLTETKAALLRNQYIGFVFQSFNLISFKNAMENVALPLYYQKVSRKKRNMIAMEYLERMGLKEWADHMPNELSGGQKQRIAIARALVAKPKVILADEPTGALDSQTSMEVMDILNEINDTGITILIVTHENDIAHRTNRIIRLKDGVIESNVKNGKHHLTYEPITA
- the mnmD gene encoding tRNA (5-methylaminomethyl-2-thiouridine)(34)-methyltransferase MnmD yields the protein MEIQLQITDDGSHTLYVPELNEHYHSTFGAIQESRHVFLSAGFDFICSKKKNINLLEVGFGTGLNALLTVLKKGDYIVNYTAIEAFPLDKRINTELNYPEKLTIPESGLIFHSLHDAAWEKTVKILPGFMLKKIRIKLQDFIPNPEEFDLVYFDAFAPDIQPELWTAEVFRKLFLAMVSGGVLVTYSAKGLVKQNLKAAGFSIERLTGPPGKRHMLRAEKYV
- a CDS encoding ATP-binding protein, which produces MGFKNFRIHIVIRVLLLISSAFLFAYLVKYTEYSISAFILGLIVIYQVYTLVRYAETTNRKLTSFLQSIKHADFSSSFTDHGLGKSFDELNNAFNEVIQEFRKFRSEREEHLNYLFTVIQHVSIGIIAFQQDGKIDQFNQAVLKLFKLKQIKHLNDLHVVKSDLPEQLLHMKAGDKILVKLFIDDEILQIAVNATQFRMRGQEYTLISLQNIHNELEEKEIESWQKLIRVLTHEIMNSITPISSLAATVKEILIAEEDQGMVKLKELNDDEIESVHSALTTIAARSQGLLNFVEIYRNLTRIPKPNFRYFKVSDLFSNAEMLMRPKTEKLNIQCSCSVHPENLMITADPDLIDQVIINLLLNALDAVKDRENPKIALLATEVNGRIKIEVKDNGAGIKPDIMDKIFMPFFTSKKHGSGIGLSLSRQIMHLHKGTISVRSKPDEGSVFTLMF